One genomic window of Bacteroidota bacterium includes the following:
- a CDS encoding glycosyltransferase family 1 protein, translating into MKGLSDLQREGIVRIKPRIRGLQYRDRVVVDGGILMRLNRPYPWSPICRIKDLESGVVTKIAIDLQDWPNWFSRHALTQADIVFKRSYDKNTAGLIAREFGVKVLPFGMSHSSKLDGNVLSDGQLRILSLLGKLESVLNDPLRLRGRLSTIRFHGHRPMAQINSKSFTDRKPSLPDRYVFFQVKYYDWNNRWSTPLNEYRAEIIRSLRQHLGNSFQGGMFFEGSVPDGYRDCITDLPTSQEHYLNLVQRATVVVSTNGFAQSPPWKLCEYLKMGKCIVSEPMAYELPVSLVDGRDVQYFQTPDDCAAVCQSLLDNPRQTEELGGNARSFYEANIKPRNTILRTISNSLEARS; encoded by the coding sequence ATGAAAGGGCTCTCGGATTTACAGAGAGAAGGGATAGTGAGGATTAAGCCAAGGATTCGTGGACTGCAATATCGTGATCGGGTAGTAGTGGATGGCGGCATCCTGATGCGCTTGAATCGTCCGTATCCTTGGTCGCCAATCTGTCGCATCAAAGATCTTGAATCTGGAGTAGTGACAAAGATTGCCATCGATCTCCAGGATTGGCCGAATTGGTTTTCTCGTCACGCATTGACACAGGCCGACATTGTTTTTAAAAGAAGCTATGACAAAAATACTGCAGGATTGATAGCGCGCGAGTTCGGGGTTAAAGTCCTGCCCTTCGGGATGTCCCATTCATCCAAACTTGATGGCAATGTACTGTCCGACGGACAATTGAGGATACTGTCACTCTTGGGCAAGCTTGAGTCTGTACTCAACGACCCACTGCGGCTACGAGGTCGCCTATCCACCATACGATTTCATGGCCATCGTCCCATGGCCCAAATCAATTCCAAGTCATTTACCGACCGCAAACCCAGCCTGCCCGATCGTTATGTGTTCTTTCAAGTGAAGTACTATGATTGGAACAACCGTTGGTCAACTCCGCTCAATGAGTATCGCGCAGAAATAATTCGAAGTTTGAGACAACATCTCGGCAACAGTTTCCAAGGTGGTATGTTCTTCGAAGGTTCCGTACCGGATGGATATCGCGACTGCATAACGGATCTTCCCACATCTCAGGAACACTACCTGAACCTCGTACAGCGGGCAACAGTTGTTGTTTCTACGAATGGATTTGCGCAATCTCCGCCATGGAAGTTGTGCGAATACCTGAAGATGGGAAAATGTATTGTTTCCGAACCGATGGCGTATGAGCTTCCTGTGTCATTGGTGGATGGTAGGGATGTACAGTACTTTCAAACTCCTGATGATTGCGCAGCTGTATGTCAATCGTTGCTGGACAATCCCCGGCAAACAGAAGAGTTAGGTGGAAATGCCCGGTCATTCTATGAAGCCAACATCAAGCCACGAAACACAATTCTAAGGACGATTAGCAATTCTCTTGAGGCAAGAAGCTAG
- a CDS encoding glycosyltransferase produces the protein MKLALVGNAANTMFSLARYLRARGFDAHLYLMANEFDQFHPSNDSYADDYRDYTSRISWSNLPSIFYSSKKSDIRQFVAKYDRVIGSGAVPAYLNKAGGCLDVFIPYGSDLYFIPFVKLLQTPKSKFHKYAFLKYHQREGIRNSRVIVMDKSNDEFESNLTKLKPRGKRIVSNSPFIYAPEYDPGNISQNYSGSKWYPEFKRIREEFEVVVFHHCRHSWKTHGNSYSYKGNEKVLSGFADFVKEHKRACLVTTEYGPDVDESKKLIQDLGIEDHVRWFPLLPRKELMIGISHCDIGIGELGMSWFSYSVIYEFLTMGKPVVHHRNDELYEGRYPQMYPMIKATSSDEITRILWNLVNDSRRFAEIGDGGREWFLKYAVEEPVNTVVEALNE, from the coding sequence ATGAAGCTTGCTCTTGTCGGAAACGCTGCGAACACCATGTTCTCGTTGGCCAGATATCTGAGGGCGCGTGGCTTTGATGCCCATTTGTATCTCATGGCTAATGAATTCGATCAGTTTCATCCAAGCAACGACAGCTATGCTGATGATTATAGGGACTATACTTCCCGGATTTCGTGGAGCAATCTGCCCTCCATTTTCTATTCAAGCAAGAAATCGGACATAAGACAGTTTGTTGCCAAGTATGATCGGGTCATCGGAAGCGGTGCAGTCCCGGCATATCTGAATAAAGCAGGAGGATGTCTGGATGTATTTATCCCCTATGGCTCGGACTTGTATTTCATCCCGTTCGTGAAGCTTTTGCAGACTCCCAAATCTAAATTTCACAAGTACGCTTTCCTGAAATACCATCAAAGGGAGGGTATCAGGAATTCTCGTGTGATCGTCATGGACAAATCGAACGATGAGTTCGAAAGCAACTTGACAAAGCTGAAGCCAAGAGGGAAAAGAATTGTATCCAACTCTCCCTTTATTTACGCCCCCGAATATGATCCAGGAAACATTTCACAAAACTACTCCGGCAGCAAATGGTATCCTGAGTTCAAGAGGATTCGTGAGGAGTTCGAGGTCGTGGTTTTTCATCATTGCAGACACTCCTGGAAGACACATGGTAACTCATACAGTTATAAGGGGAATGAGAAAGTACTTTCCGGGTTTGCCGATTTTGTCAAAGAGCACAAGAGGGCATGTCTTGTGACTACCGAGTATGGCCCGGATGTTGACGAGAGTAAGAAGCTGATTCAGGATCTTGGGATTGAAGATCATGTGAGATGGTTTCCGCTCTTACCCCGCAAGGAACTCATGATTGGAATCAGCCATTGTGATATTGGCATTGGAGAATTAGGTATGAGTTGGTTTTCGTACAGCGTCATATACGAATTTCTGACAATGGGAAAACCGGTTGTTCACCACAGGAATGATGAACTCTATGAGGGCAGGTATCCACAAATGTATCCGATGATCAAAGCTACTTCCTCTGACGAAATCACACGCATTCTCTGGAATCTCGTGAATGACAGTAGAAGATTTGCCGAGATAGGGGACGGGGGACGAGAGTGGTTCTTAAAATATGCGGTAGAAGAGCCGGTCAATACAGTTGTTGAGGCCTTGAATGAATAG
- a CDS encoding glycosyltransferase has protein sequence MASPAKILFTIPNFITAGSGRVMLNILERLDRSKFLPSICVLRRGGKLDAEVERLGIPFFELPFTVDVKPYWSLFERSRRAARAFSPYRFDLWHSFHYAGEYTEPIIARLAGAKAWVYTKKAMGWGSRAWKIRSLLATRIVADNSDMLRVMFERPWFARKVRLIHHGIPSAEYAPTDNRLALRAHLGIGSRQIVVTSVAHLLPVKGHSTLIEALNQMPDAHLLLAGMPLDAEYVQSLHAQVKKYGLEGHVHFLGAVADVPALLSETDIFVLPTWAKWRMEGCPVALLEAMSCGRACIATDIPGSRDLIENGRSGLLVPPENPAALSHALTTLIENPSLRMRLGEAARERVLKHYTIEHEVAAHEQMYSELLG, from the coding sequence ATGGCAAGTCCTGCAAAAATACTCTTCACAATTCCCAACTTCATTACAGCTGGTTCGGGCCGAGTAATGCTCAATATCCTCGAAAGACTTGACCGCAGTAAATTTCTGCCATCCATCTGTGTATTGCGAAGAGGTGGGAAACTTGATGCTGAAGTTGAGCGTTTAGGGATTCCCTTTTTTGAACTTCCCTTTACTGTGGATGTGAAGCCGTACTGGAGTCTTTTCGAGCGTTCACGAAGAGCCGCGAGAGCTTTTAGTCCATACAGATTTGATTTATGGCATTCATTTCACTACGCGGGGGAGTATACAGAGCCGATTATTGCCAGACTTGCAGGAGCTAAAGCCTGGGTGTATACAAAAAAGGCAATGGGCTGGGGATCAAGGGCATGGAAAATCCGTTCTCTGCTGGCGACTCGCATAGTTGCAGACAATTCAGACATGTTACGCGTCATGTTTGAACGGCCATGGTTTGCACGCAAGGTCAGGCTAATCCATCACGGAATTCCTTCAGCTGAGTATGCTCCTACCGACAATCGACTTGCGCTGAGAGCGCATCTCGGCATCGGTAGCAGGCAAATAGTTGTGACATCCGTTGCCCATCTTTTGCCGGTCAAGGGGCACTCTACACTCATAGAAGCTCTCAATCAAATGCCGGATGCGCATTTGCTTCTTGCCGGAATGCCTCTTGATGCGGAGTATGTCCAGTCGTTGCATGCTCAGGTTAAAAAGTATGGTCTAGAAGGCCATGTCCACTTCCTTGGTGCAGTTGCAGACGTTCCCGCTCTGCTGTCTGAGACTGACATTTTTGTTCTTCCAACATGGGCCAAATGGAGGATGGAAGGATGTCCGGTTGCGTTGTTGGAAGCCATGTCCTGCGGGCGGGCCTGCATTGCTACGGATATACCGGGCTCGCGGGATTTGATAGAGAATGGCAGAAGCGGGCTTCTTGTTCCTCCCGAAAACCCGGCGGCGTTGTCGCACGCGTTGACAACATTGATTGAAAACCCGTCTCTGCGCATGCGGTTGGGAGAAGCGGCGAGAGAACGAGTACTCAAGCACTACACCATCGAGCATGAAGTAGCGGCCCATGAACAGATGTACAGTGAACTCCTCGGATGA
- a CDS encoding SDR family NAD(P)-dependent oxidoreductase codes for MSMRNRSILVTGGAGFIGSNVAKALIKQGYRVVVLDNESTGNREHVPLEATYIHGDVRNEADLHEAFSHSIDVVFHIAGQASIRKSFDNPTQDLDVNTRGTVLVTSYAQRHGVGRLIYASSMTIYGNPSVVPTPEECPPDPLSFYAISKYAGERYVLAAARNNNGSHPLRATCFRMFNVYGPGQSLSNSYQGVFAIFIGNVLRKEPINIHSDGRQSRDFVHIDDITRAWISAIDNPTTYGQVINLGSGEDVSVNRLCDFVLSTFGTNRAEYPVQFHPPQPGDIRKSVADISKARRMMEWAPQVHLEKGMSETVRWATEQKKLQLA; via the coding sequence ATGTCAATGCGAAACAGAAGTATACTCGTAACCGGGGGTGCCGGATTCATCGGGAGCAATGTCGCGAAAGCTCTGATCAAGCAAGGATATCGCGTTGTTGTTCTCGACAATGAATCTACGGGAAATCGCGAACATGTTCCCCTAGAGGCAACTTACATTCATGGCGATGTAAGGAATGAAGCTGACCTTCACGAGGCATTCTCTCATTCGATTGACGTCGTCTTTCATATTGCCGGGCAAGCGTCAATCAGGAAATCGTTCGACAATCCAACACAGGATTTGGATGTCAATACTCGGGGAACTGTCCTCGTAACCTCATATGCGCAAAGGCATGGCGTCGGTAGGCTCATATATGCGAGTTCGATGACCATATACGGTAATCCGTCGGTTGTTCCTACTCCGGAAGAATGTCCACCCGATCCGTTGTCGTTTTATGCAATCTCCAAGTACGCCGGTGAGCGATACGTTCTGGCGGCCGCACGGAACAACAACGGTAGCCATCCTTTACGAGCAACGTGTTTTCGTATGTTCAATGTGTACGGTCCAGGACAGAGCCTTAGCAACAGCTATCAAGGGGTTTTTGCTATTTTCATCGGGAATGTACTGCGCAAAGAGCCCATCAACATACATTCGGATGGCAGGCAATCAAGAGACTTTGTGCATATTGACGATATCACGCGTGCGTGGATATCGGCGATTGACAACCCCACAACCTATGGGCAGGTTATCAACCTGGGTTCCGGTGAGGATGTTTCAGTGAATCGCCTGTGTGATTTTGTTCTGAGTACATTCGGTACGAATCGGGCGGAGTATCCTGTCCAATTTCATCCCCCCCAGCCTGGAGATATCCGAAAATCTGTGGCAGACATATCCAAGGCACGCAGAATGATGGAATGGGCACCGCAGGTTCACCTTGAGAAAGGGATGTCTGAAACCGTCAGATGGGCTACTGAGCAAAAGAAATTGCAGCTTGCCTAA
- a CDS encoding class I SAM-dependent methyltransferase gives MATAFYNLGGRLAQFQSLNGHEQFWEERWSRRDISSFLEAYRNGRLDEFDGLFTRYLPRDLPVLEAGCGTGHFVMALAARGYAAEGLDYASDTIARIKGSAPELNVRVGDVYNVDVPDENYGGYISIGIFEHNVDGPVSGLKEVRRILHPRGVAFISVPYLNGQRASWMTKTPTVDQETLPDGRRFYQYYFSRNDFELQLAESGLSVLDVFPYSVYSGLTRDFTLGRKLHERSFFHWRIQSALAHLCTRAPLWARWRWAHMIMFICKRSQ, from the coding sequence ATGGCAACAGCTTTCTATAATCTCGGGGGTCGTCTTGCCCAGTTCCAAAGCCTCAATGGTCACGAGCAGTTTTGGGAAGAAAGATGGAGTCGGCGAGATATCAGTAGTTTTCTTGAGGCATACCGAAACGGTAGGCTTGACGAATTCGATGGTTTGTTCACACGCTACCTCCCACGCGATCTTCCCGTGCTTGAGGCCGGATGCGGTACAGGGCATTTTGTGATGGCACTGGCTGCAAGAGGCTATGCCGCTGAAGGCCTGGATTATGCCTCGGACACAATCGCCCGAATCAAGGGTTCGGCTCCGGAGTTGAACGTTCGAGTAGGTGATGTGTACAATGTCGATGTGCCCGATGAAAACTACGGTGGCTATATTTCCATCGGCATTTTCGAACACAATGTAGATGGTCCTGTTTCTGGATTGAAGGAAGTGCGACGAATTCTTCATCCTCGAGGCGTCGCGTTTATCTCAGTGCCTTACCTCAACGGACAACGGGCATCGTGGATGACGAAGACTCCCACGGTTGATCAAGAGACACTTCCCGACGGACGAAGGTTCTACCAATACTATTTCTCACGGAATGACTTTGAATTGCAGTTGGCTGAGTCGGGCCTGAGTGTGCTTGACGTTTTTCCGTATTCAGTATACTCCGGCCTGACGCGTGATTTTACTCTTGGGCGAAAGCTCCATGAACGGAGTTTCTTTCATTGGCGAATTCAGAGCGCGCTTGCTCACTTGTGTACGCGTGCGCCACTCTGGGCCCGCTGGCGTTGGGCACACATGATTATGTTCATTTGTAAGAGGAGTCAATAG